The proteins below are encoded in one region of Ricinus communis isolate WT05 ecotype wild-type chromosome 6, ASM1957865v1, whole genome shotgun sequence:
- the LOC8287481 gene encoding phosphoglycerate mutase-like protein 1 isoform X1, whose product MSRLKHKLRFSRYFEGTHVHLIADMDNTTTTTTTVQCLHPLGHSKILHLVRHAQGTHNVAGEKDHDALFSPEFFDAQLSPLGLQQVVNLRNRIQDSGLLKKIDLVITSPLSRAMQTAIEVFGHEKSGLKCPPITAVELCRERFGAHPCDKRRTIIEAQSLFPQIDFSLIESDEDNLWKADVREPDEEVAARGLKFMSWLKTRQEVEIAIVTHNRFLQHTLNALTIDSHPSVKTEICKEFGNCELRSMVLVDKRIADSSATDDLGESS is encoded by the exons ATGAGTCGTCTGAAGCACAAG TTGAGGTTTTCTAGATACTTTGAAGGAACCCAT GTACATCTGATTGCTGATATGGATaatactactactactactactacagTTCAATGTCTACACCCTTTAGGCCATTCTAAAATTCTTCATCTC GTGAGGCATGCACAAGGAACTCACAATGTAGCTGGAGAGAAGGATCATGATGCATTGTTTTCTCCTGAATTTTTTGATGCACAGCTCTCCCCTTTAGGCTTGCAGCAG GTTGTCAATCTTCGGAACCGTATTCAGGATTCTGGATTGCTTAAGAAAATCGATTTAGTCATCACTTCCCCTTTGTCAAG GGCTATGCAAACAGCAATTGAAGTCTTTGGTCATGAAAAATCAGGTCTCAAGTGCCCTCCGATTACAGCAGTTGAACTTTGCCGTGAACGTTTT GGAGCTCATCCATGTGATAAGAGGAGAACCATTATCGAGGCTCAGTCTCTTTTCCCTCAAATTGATTTTTCATTG ATAGAAAGTGATGAAGATAATTTGTGGAAAGCTGATGTTAGGGAGCCTGATGAAGAAGTAGCTGCTAGGGGATTAAAGTTTATGAGCTG GTTGAAGACCCGCCAAGAGGTGGAAATTGCAATTGTTACTCACAATAGGTTCCTGCAGCATACATTAAATGCTTTAACAATTGATTCTCATCCATCAGTCAAAACTGAAATATGCAAAGA ATTTGGAAATTGTGAGCTTCGCTCAATGGTCTTGGTTGATAAAAG GATAGCAGATTCCTCAGCAACTGATGATCTTGGAGAAAGTTCTTGA
- the LOC8287480 gene encoding protein YIPF1 homolog isoform X2, producing MQTFPPNSNGGGTTRGYQTLGTPPEGFEQQAPNNWKGVFSISSYTQYFNVDTDIVINRIMSSFYPIGGDFFRKIDAHPDLYGLIWISTTLICLLAGLGNCATYLMQKHTESSASWNFDVGYVNVATFAIYGYAILVPLAFYFLFQYLGANASLIRFWCMWGYSLVIFVISSFLLVVPVEAFRWIIILAAGIDSACFVATNLKFCIGGNDLTIVVVSAFCLQLALAIFIKAWFFA from the exons ATGCAAACCTTCCCTCCAAATAGCAACGGAGGAGGCACCACTCGTGGTTATCAAACTCTTGGGACTCCGCctg AAGGATTTGAACAACAAGCACCAAACAATTGGAAGGGGGTATTCAGCATCTCATCATACACACAGTATTTCAATGTTGATACAGACATTGTCATAAACAGAATAATGAGTTCCTTTTATCCTATTGGTGGGGACTTTTTCAGGAAGATTGATGCGCACCCTGATCT ATATGGGCTTATCTGGATTTCAACAACATTGATATGTTTGCTAGCTGGTCTTGGAAATTGCGCTACCTACCTCATGCAGAAACACACTGAAAGTAGTGCTTCTTGGAACTTCGATGTCGGATATGTAAACGTGGCTACCTTTGCAATCTATGGATATGCTATCTTGGTGCCTTTGGCATTTTACTTCTTGTTTCAGTATCTGGGGGCAAATGCTAGCCTCATAAGGTTTTGGTGCATGTGGGGCTATTCTCTCGTCATTTTTGTTATAAGCTCC TTTCTGTTGGTTGTTCCAGTTGAGGCATTCCGGTGGATCATTATACTTGCTGCTGGGATAGATTCAGCGTGCTTCGTTGCCACAAACCTCAAGTTCTGTATTGGGGGCAATGATCTTACAATTGTGGTGGTTTCAGCATTCTGTTTGCAACTAGCTCTAGCAATCTTCATCAAGGCCTGGTTCTTTGCCTAA
- the LOC8287481 gene encoding phosphoglycerate mutase-like protein 1 isoform X4 translates to MSRLKHKLRFSRYFEGTHVHLIADMDNTTTTTTTVQCLHPLGHSKILHLVRHAQGTHNVAGEKDHDALFSPEFFDAQLSPLGLQQVVNLRNRIQDSGLLKKIDLVITSPLSRAMQTAIEVFGHEKSGLKCPPITAVELCRERFGAHPCDKRRTIIEAQSLFPQIDFSLIESDEDNLWKADVREPDEEVAARGLKFMSWLKTRQEVEIAIVTHNRFLQHTLNALTIDSHPSVKTEICKEIADSSATDDLGESS, encoded by the exons ATGAGTCGTCTGAAGCACAAG TTGAGGTTTTCTAGATACTTTGAAGGAACCCAT GTACATCTGATTGCTGATATGGATaatactactactactactactacagTTCAATGTCTACACCCTTTAGGCCATTCTAAAATTCTTCATCTC GTGAGGCATGCACAAGGAACTCACAATGTAGCTGGAGAGAAGGATCATGATGCATTGTTTTCTCCTGAATTTTTTGATGCACAGCTCTCCCCTTTAGGCTTGCAGCAG GTTGTCAATCTTCGGAACCGTATTCAGGATTCTGGATTGCTTAAGAAAATCGATTTAGTCATCACTTCCCCTTTGTCAAG GGCTATGCAAACAGCAATTGAAGTCTTTGGTCATGAAAAATCAGGTCTCAAGTGCCCTCCGATTACAGCAGTTGAACTTTGCCGTGAACGTTTT GGAGCTCATCCATGTGATAAGAGGAGAACCATTATCGAGGCTCAGTCTCTTTTCCCTCAAATTGATTTTTCATTG ATAGAAAGTGATGAAGATAATTTGTGGAAAGCTGATGTTAGGGAGCCTGATGAAGAAGTAGCTGCTAGGGGATTAAAGTTTATGAGCTG GTTGAAGACCCGCCAAGAGGTGGAAATTGCAATTGTTACTCACAATAGGTTCCTGCAGCATACATTAAATGCTTTAACAATTGATTCTCATCCATCAGTCAAAACTGAAATATGCAAAGA GATAGCAGATTCCTCAGCAACTGATGATCTTGGAGAAAGTTCTTGA
- the LOC8287481 gene encoding phosphoglycerate mutase-like protein 1 isoform X2 → MSRLKHKLRFSRYFEGTHVHLIADMDNTTTTTTTVQCLHPLGHSKILHLVRHAQGTHNVAGEKDHDALFSPEFFDAQLSPLGLQQVVNLRNRIQDSGLLKKIDLVITSPLSRAMQTAIEVFGHEKSGLKCPPITAVELCRERFGAHPCDKRRTIIEAQSLFPQIDFSLIESDEDNLWKADVREPDEEVAARGLKFMSWLKTRQEVEIAIVTHNRFLQHTLNALTIDSHPSVKTEICKEFGNCELRSMVLVDKRFLSN, encoded by the exons ATGAGTCGTCTGAAGCACAAG TTGAGGTTTTCTAGATACTTTGAAGGAACCCAT GTACATCTGATTGCTGATATGGATaatactactactactactactacagTTCAATGTCTACACCCTTTAGGCCATTCTAAAATTCTTCATCTC GTGAGGCATGCACAAGGAACTCACAATGTAGCTGGAGAGAAGGATCATGATGCATTGTTTTCTCCTGAATTTTTTGATGCACAGCTCTCCCCTTTAGGCTTGCAGCAG GTTGTCAATCTTCGGAACCGTATTCAGGATTCTGGATTGCTTAAGAAAATCGATTTAGTCATCACTTCCCCTTTGTCAAG GGCTATGCAAACAGCAATTGAAGTCTTTGGTCATGAAAAATCAGGTCTCAAGTGCCCTCCGATTACAGCAGTTGAACTTTGCCGTGAACGTTTT GGAGCTCATCCATGTGATAAGAGGAGAACCATTATCGAGGCTCAGTCTCTTTTCCCTCAAATTGATTTTTCATTG ATAGAAAGTGATGAAGATAATTTGTGGAAAGCTGATGTTAGGGAGCCTGATGAAGAAGTAGCTGCTAGGGGATTAAAGTTTATGAGCTG GTTGAAGACCCGCCAAGAGGTGGAAATTGCAATTGTTACTCACAATAGGTTCCTGCAGCATACATTAAATGCTTTAACAATTGATTCTCATCCATCAGTCAAAACTGAAATATGCAAAGA ATTTGGAAATTGTGAGCTTCGCTCAATGGTCTTGGTTGATAAAAG ATTCCTCAGCAACTGA
- the LOC8287480 gene encoding protein YIPF1 homolog isoform X1, whose product MEESYSNLPTSHLLGSVPAVVSEEKSTTTTYEVPEANMQTFPPNSNGGGTTRGYQTLGTPPEGFEQQAPNNWKGVFSISSYTQYFNVDTDIVINRIMSSFYPIGGDFFRKIDAHPDLYGLIWISTTLICLLAGLGNCATYLMQKHTESSASWNFDVGYVNVATFAIYGYAILVPLAFYFLFQYLGANASLIRFWCMWGYSLVIFVISSFLLVVPVEAFRWIIILAAGIDSACFVATNLKFCIGGNDLTIVVVSAFCLQLALAIFIKAWFFA is encoded by the exons ATGGAGGAGTCTTATAGCAATCTTCCTACTAGTCATTTGTTAGGCTCAGTACCT gcTGTAGTTAGTGAAGAAAAAAGTACAACGACTACTTATGAAG TTCCTGAAGCAAACATGCAAACCTTCCCTCCAAATAGCAACGGAGGAGGCACCACTCGTGGTTATCAAACTCTTGGGACTCCGCctg AAGGATTTGAACAACAAGCACCAAACAATTGGAAGGGGGTATTCAGCATCTCATCATACACACAGTATTTCAATGTTGATACAGACATTGTCATAAACAGAATAATGAGTTCCTTTTATCCTATTGGTGGGGACTTTTTCAGGAAGATTGATGCGCACCCTGATCT ATATGGGCTTATCTGGATTTCAACAACATTGATATGTTTGCTAGCTGGTCTTGGAAATTGCGCTACCTACCTCATGCAGAAACACACTGAAAGTAGTGCTTCTTGGAACTTCGATGTCGGATATGTAAACGTGGCTACCTTTGCAATCTATGGATATGCTATCTTGGTGCCTTTGGCATTTTACTTCTTGTTTCAGTATCTGGGGGCAAATGCTAGCCTCATAAGGTTTTGGTGCATGTGGGGCTATTCTCTCGTCATTTTTGTTATAAGCTCC TTTCTGTTGGTTGTTCCAGTTGAGGCATTCCGGTGGATCATTATACTTGCTGCTGGGATAGATTCAGCGTGCTTCGTTGCCACAAACCTCAAGTTCTGTATTGGGGGCAATGATCTTACAATTGTGGTGGTTTCAGCATTCTGTTTGCAACTAGCTCTAGCAATCTTCATCAAGGCCTGGTTCTTTGCCTAA
- the LOC8287481 gene encoding phosphoglycerate mutase-like protein 1 isoform X5, with amino-acid sequence MDNTTTTTTTVQCLHPLGHSKILHLVRHAQGTHNVAGEKDHDALFSPEFFDAQLSPLGLQQVVNLRNRIQDSGLLKKIDLVITSPLSRAMQTAIEVFGHEKSGLKCPPITAVELCRERFGAHPCDKRRTIIEAQSLFPQIDFSLIESDEDNLWKADVREPDEEVAARGLKFMSWLKTRQEVEIAIVTHNRFLQHTLNALTIDSHPSVKTEICKEFGNCELRSMVLVDKRIADSSATDDLGESS; translated from the exons ATGGATaatactactactactactactacagTTCAATGTCTACACCCTTTAGGCCATTCTAAAATTCTTCATCTC GTGAGGCATGCACAAGGAACTCACAATGTAGCTGGAGAGAAGGATCATGATGCATTGTTTTCTCCTGAATTTTTTGATGCACAGCTCTCCCCTTTAGGCTTGCAGCAG GTTGTCAATCTTCGGAACCGTATTCAGGATTCTGGATTGCTTAAGAAAATCGATTTAGTCATCACTTCCCCTTTGTCAAG GGCTATGCAAACAGCAATTGAAGTCTTTGGTCATGAAAAATCAGGTCTCAAGTGCCCTCCGATTACAGCAGTTGAACTTTGCCGTGAACGTTTT GGAGCTCATCCATGTGATAAGAGGAGAACCATTATCGAGGCTCAGTCTCTTTTCCCTCAAATTGATTTTTCATTG ATAGAAAGTGATGAAGATAATTTGTGGAAAGCTGATGTTAGGGAGCCTGATGAAGAAGTAGCTGCTAGGGGATTAAAGTTTATGAGCTG GTTGAAGACCCGCCAAGAGGTGGAAATTGCAATTGTTACTCACAATAGGTTCCTGCAGCATACATTAAATGCTTTAACAATTGATTCTCATCCATCAGTCAAAACTGAAATATGCAAAGA ATTTGGAAATTGTGAGCTTCGCTCAATGGTCTTGGTTGATAAAAG GATAGCAGATTCCTCAGCAACTGATGATCTTGGAGAAAGTTCTTGA
- the LOC8287481 gene encoding phosphoglycerate mutase-like protein 1 isoform X3 produces the protein MSRLKHKVHLIADMDNTTTTTTTVQCLHPLGHSKILHLVRHAQGTHNVAGEKDHDALFSPEFFDAQLSPLGLQQVVNLRNRIQDSGLLKKIDLVITSPLSRAMQTAIEVFGHEKSGLKCPPITAVELCRERFGAHPCDKRRTIIEAQSLFPQIDFSLIESDEDNLWKADVREPDEEVAARGLKFMSWLKTRQEVEIAIVTHNRFLQHTLNALTIDSHPSVKTEICKEFGNCELRSMVLVDKRIADSSATDDLGESS, from the exons ATGAGTCGTCTGAAGCACAAG GTACATCTGATTGCTGATATGGATaatactactactactactactacagTTCAATGTCTACACCCTTTAGGCCATTCTAAAATTCTTCATCTC GTGAGGCATGCACAAGGAACTCACAATGTAGCTGGAGAGAAGGATCATGATGCATTGTTTTCTCCTGAATTTTTTGATGCACAGCTCTCCCCTTTAGGCTTGCAGCAG GTTGTCAATCTTCGGAACCGTATTCAGGATTCTGGATTGCTTAAGAAAATCGATTTAGTCATCACTTCCCCTTTGTCAAG GGCTATGCAAACAGCAATTGAAGTCTTTGGTCATGAAAAATCAGGTCTCAAGTGCCCTCCGATTACAGCAGTTGAACTTTGCCGTGAACGTTTT GGAGCTCATCCATGTGATAAGAGGAGAACCATTATCGAGGCTCAGTCTCTTTTCCCTCAAATTGATTTTTCATTG ATAGAAAGTGATGAAGATAATTTGTGGAAAGCTGATGTTAGGGAGCCTGATGAAGAAGTAGCTGCTAGGGGATTAAAGTTTATGAGCTG GTTGAAGACCCGCCAAGAGGTGGAAATTGCAATTGTTACTCACAATAGGTTCCTGCAGCATACATTAAATGCTTTAACAATTGATTCTCATCCATCAGTCAAAACTGAAATATGCAAAGA ATTTGGAAATTGTGAGCTTCGCTCAATGGTCTTGGTTGATAAAAG GATAGCAGATTCCTCAGCAACTGATGATCTTGGAGAAAGTTCTTGA
- the LOC8287480 gene encoding protein YIPF1 homolog isoform X3, with protein MEESYSNLPTSHLLGSVPAVVSEEKSTTTTYEVPEANMQTFPPNSNGGGTTRGYQTLGTPPEGFEQQAPNNWKGVFSISSYTQYFNVDTDIVINRIMSSFYPIGGDFFRKIDAHPDLYGLIWISTTLICLLAGLGNCATYLMQKHTESSASWNFDVGYVNVATFAIYGYAILVPLAFYFLFQYLGANASLIRFWCMWGYSLVIFVISSLRHSGGSLYLLLG; from the exons ATGGAGGAGTCTTATAGCAATCTTCCTACTAGTCATTTGTTAGGCTCAGTACCT gcTGTAGTTAGTGAAGAAAAAAGTACAACGACTACTTATGAAG TTCCTGAAGCAAACATGCAAACCTTCCCTCCAAATAGCAACGGAGGAGGCACCACTCGTGGTTATCAAACTCTTGGGACTCCGCctg AAGGATTTGAACAACAAGCACCAAACAATTGGAAGGGGGTATTCAGCATCTCATCATACACACAGTATTTCAATGTTGATACAGACATTGTCATAAACAGAATAATGAGTTCCTTTTATCCTATTGGTGGGGACTTTTTCAGGAAGATTGATGCGCACCCTGATCT ATATGGGCTTATCTGGATTTCAACAACATTGATATGTTTGCTAGCTGGTCTTGGAAATTGCGCTACCTACCTCATGCAGAAACACACTGAAAGTAGTGCTTCTTGGAACTTCGATGTCGGATATGTAAACGTGGCTACCTTTGCAATCTATGGATATGCTATCTTGGTGCCTTTGGCATTTTACTTCTTGTTTCAGTATCTGGGGGCAAATGCTAGCCTCATAAGGTTTTGGTGCATGTGGGGCTATTCTCTCGTCATTTTTGTTATAAGCTCC TTGAGGCATTCCGGTGGATCATTATACTTGCTGCTGGGATAG